Proteins from a single region of Bdellovibrio bacteriovorus HD100:
- a CDS encoding class I SAM-dependent methyltransferase encodes MIFDPQNPFPLLPLTDYTYHEAQAHAALVDDWLGFQCLDVETQIRALPKNAGDHQNWEHLSLQAFQTPYCEIHNILDLLQPRPGQHIVDLGCAYARMAFVLHRHYPDCRFTGFELEALRVQEAQRVFFHHTGKNLNAFSQDLSAADFVPPAADVYFIFDFGNQRAVEKTLNDLKDLARRQPLTVVARGKLSRFCIHKDHPWLTAIQDPQHFAHFSIYRS; translated from the coding sequence ATGATTTTTGATCCGCAAAATCCTTTTCCCCTGCTGCCCCTGACAGACTACACCTATCACGAGGCCCAAGCCCATGCGGCCTTGGTGGACGACTGGCTGGGCTTTCAGTGTCTGGATGTGGAAACTCAAATTCGCGCCCTGCCTAAGAACGCCGGCGATCATCAGAACTGGGAACACCTTTCACTGCAGGCTTTTCAAACCCCGTACTGCGAAATTCACAACATTCTGGATCTTTTGCAGCCACGACCCGGCCAGCACATCGTGGATCTGGGCTGCGCCTATGCACGCATGGCTTTTGTTCTGCATCGCCATTATCCTGATTGCCGCTTTACAGGCTTTGAACTGGAAGCTTTGCGTGTGCAGGAAGCCCAGCGGGTCTTCTTTCATCACACCGGAAAAAATCTGAATGCATTTTCACAGGATCTTTCGGCTGCCGACTTTGTTCCTCCCGCGGCCGATGTGTACTTCATCTTTGATTTCGGCAATCAAAGGGCGGTTGAAAAAACCCTGAACGACCTGAAAGACCTTGCCAGACGCCAACCCCTCACGGTCGTGGCCCGGGGAAAGCTGTCCCGATTCTGCATTCACAAGGACCATCCTTGGCTGACGGCCATTCAAGACCCGCAGCACTTCGCGCATTTTTCGATCTACAGATCCTGA